In Vibrio japonicus, the following are encoded in one genomic region:
- a CDS encoding threonine/serine exporter family protein has translation MLSEYRINKIVEVGDTLHRSGCAPYKLEKFTKFYARKHGVDVMIQATPTTVNYQFPDDNNAVIMKRHQPASINLSLLANTIIRINQPSHEPIPEPVGYSKWIQALANMGIPPAYLMLVGSTLDAIYISVFLGFVIWLSQQVCKARRAIAVEFIGALLTGILVAFFASTAAAIPVWALCIASVILFVPGLSIANSLECLAFNDLVSGTSLLGQSALTLIKLFVGIVMGLNIGESIWGHAQATQYVNEVPTWLHVFGLFLLSISLGIIFNARPKDILLGLPVAVLGMWGPFYLGFESGWVVGTWVTTVLITLYGTWLAKKLELTGAIYIVQGIIILVPGSRVLVSAGQSVFEQSILPIPSIGLSALFMFSAIVAGQITAYSIYSPKIER, from the coding sequence ATGCTTTCAGAGTACCGCATTAACAAGATCGTCGAGGTCGGGGACACCTTACACCGCAGTGGGTGTGCGCCCTACAAGTTGGAAAAATTCACTAAATTTTACGCTCGTAAGCACGGCGTAGATGTGATGATTCAAGCAACACCTACAACTGTTAATTATCAATTTCCTGATGACAATAACGCTGTCATTATGAAGCGCCACCAGCCAGCCTCGATCAATCTAAGCTTGCTCGCGAACACAATTATTCGAATAAACCAACCTAGCCATGAACCGATTCCTGAGCCTGTTGGCTATTCGAAATGGATACAAGCGTTAGCAAACATGGGAATACCCCCTGCGTACCTTATGCTGGTCGGTAGCACACTTGATGCCATCTACATATCTGTATTTCTTGGCTTTGTCATTTGGCTCAGTCAGCAAGTCTGTAAAGCAAGAAGAGCGATCGCCGTCGAGTTCATCGGAGCTCTTTTAACGGGTATTCTCGTGGCGTTTTTTGCCAGTACAGCGGCCGCTATTCCCGTATGGGCACTTTGTATCGCTTCTGTGATTCTTTTTGTCCCCGGGCTATCGATTGCGAACTCACTGGAATGTCTCGCATTTAACGACTTGGTTTCAGGTACAAGCTTACTTGGGCAAAGTGCTCTCACACTAATCAAGCTGTTTGTTGGTATTGTGATGGGGCTAAATATTGGCGAGTCTATATGGGGGCACGCGCAGGCGACTCAATATGTCAATGAAGTTCCAACTTGGCTACATGTGTTTGGGTTATTCCTACTTTCTATATCGCTCGGTATTATATTTAACGCTCGTCCAAAAGACATTTTGCTTGGTCTTCCCGTTGCTGTTTTGGGGATGTGGGGGCCATTTTACCTCGGTTTTGAAAGCGGATGGGTTGTCGGCACTTGGGTTACGACCGTCTTAATCACTCTCTACGGGACTTGGCTAGCGAAAAAATTGGAGTTAACAGGCGCGATTTATATTGTTCAGGGGATTATTATCCTCGTTCCAGGAAGTCGTGTTTTGGTCAGCGCTGGACAGTCTGTTTTTGAGCAATCAATTTTACCTATACCGAGTATCGGTCTTTCGGCGTTATTCATGTTCTCAGCCATTGTCGCTGGACAGATCACCGCTTACTCGATCTACTCACCTAAAATAGAACGTTAA
- a CDS encoding alternative ribosome-rescue factor A has product MPKKNQKADSSQLSLQDRLEVGRGEIKDNALKAVVTSQLFKVRVEKAKKGKGSFCRKMKHKGKEPYSKAA; this is encoded by the coding sequence ATGCCCAAAAAGAATCAAAAAGCGGACAGCAGCCAACTTTCACTTCAGGATAGGCTTGAAGTCGGAAGAGGCGAAATCAAAGACAATGCGCTCAAAGCTGTTGTGACAAGTCAGTTGTTTAAGGTGAGAGTGGAGAAAGCGAAGAAAGGGAAAGGCAGTTTTTGCCGTAAAATGAAGCACAAAGGGAAAGAGCCCTATTCAAAAGCCGCTTAG
- a CDS encoding cold-shock protein, with the protein MSNTVTGTVKWFNETKGFGFIKQENGPDVFAHFSAIEGDGFRTLAEGQKVEFVITQGQKGPQAEHIKAV; encoded by the coding sequence ATGTCTAACACTGTTACTGGTACAGTTAAATGGTTCAACGAAACTAAAGGTTTCGGTTTCATCAAACAAGAAAACGGCCCAGACGTTTTTGCACACTTCTCAGCAATCGAAGGTGACGGTTTCCGTACTCTTGCTGAAGGTCAAAAAGTTGAGTTCGTTATCACTCAAGGCCAAAAAGGCCCACAAGCTGAACACATCAAAGCTGTTTAA
- a CDS encoding YaeQ family protein, with translation MALKPTIYKFRISLSDTNRDIYDSAQLTIALHPSETVERMMARVLAFCIKHQPGLTFTKGLSSTEEPDLWVKSLDDQILHWIEIGEPSLDRIKKATRLSPIVDVFSFNTKSDVWWEQIKNKAHQYNANVYRLDWEAISALSQVVERGMDLSVMITGESLFVDCSQGSFEIHLETLYSNE, from the coding sequence ATGGCACTCAAACCGACTATCTATAAATTCCGTATTTCTCTTTCTGACACGAACCGAGATATTTACGACTCCGCACAACTCACTATTGCGCTACACCCATCAGAAACCGTTGAACGCATGATGGCTCGTGTTCTTGCTTTTTGCATTAAGCACCAACCAGGCTTGACCTTTACTAAAGGTTTGTCATCAACAGAAGAGCCAGATTTATGGGTCAAATCGCTTGATGATCAAATTCTGCATTGGATTGAAATCGGCGAACCTTCTCTCGATCGCATTAAAAAAGCAACGCGCTTATCCCCTATCGTTGACGTATTCAGTTTTAACACTAAGTCAGACGTCTGGTGGGAGCAAATAAAGAACAAAGCTCACCAATATAACGCGAATGTTTACCGCTTGGATTGGGAAGCGATCTCAGCGCTATCTCAAGTTGTCGAACGCGGTATGGATCTATCGGTCATGATTACTGGTGAAAGCCTATTTGTCGATTGCTCACAAGGCTCATTTGAAATCCACTTAGAGACACTCTATTCCAATGAATAA
- the hmpA gene encoding NO-inducible flavohemoprotein — translation MLNNQHIEVVKSTIPLLESAGPALTQHFYQRMFSHNPELKDIFNMTHQKTGRQSVALFEAVAAYAKNIENLEALTSAVERIAHKHTSFNIKAEHYQIVGHHLIETLRELASDAFTPEVEEAWTAAYLFLAQIFIDREEELYQERKQAMGGWENGREFRVAEKKPESQYVTSFVLEPVDGGQVVDYRPGQYLGIEVKPTGGENVEIRQYSLSHMPNGQNYRISIKREAGEHKGLVSNFMHDEVELGDTVKLYPPAGDFYYQEKHNPVVLVSAGVGATPIQSMLHSLAHDEKQDVSYLYACNNPQQHTFKQETAALIDQKGWKQFAWYLDEQADFAGNMDLGLVADELPLSEADFYICGPVAFMESVVKQLEGHNVARERIHYEVFGPHTYL, via the coding sequence ATGCTCAACAATCAACATATTGAAGTCGTAAAGAGCACGATTCCATTACTAGAGAGTGCAGGTCCGGCACTGACTCAGCATTTCTATCAACGTATGTTCTCGCACAATCCAGAGCTTAAAGACATCTTCAACATGACACATCAGAAAACGGGGCGTCAGAGTGTCGCGCTGTTTGAAGCCGTGGCAGCTTATGCGAAAAACATCGAAAACTTAGAGGCGTTGACCTCTGCAGTCGAGCGTATCGCGCACAAACACACCAGCTTTAACATCAAAGCAGAACATTACCAGATTGTTGGCCATCATTTGATTGAAACACTCCGTGAACTCGCGTCTGATGCATTTACGCCTGAAGTTGAGGAAGCGTGGACCGCCGCCTACCTGTTCCTGGCTCAAATCTTTATCGACCGTGAAGAAGAGCTGTATCAAGAACGCAAGCAAGCAATGGGTGGTTGGGAGAACGGCCGCGAATTTAGAGTCGCTGAGAAAAAGCCAGAATCGCAGTACGTCACCAGCTTTGTGTTGGAGCCTGTAGATGGTGGGCAGGTGGTCGATTATCGTCCCGGCCAATATCTTGGTATTGAAGTAAAGCCAACGGGTGGTGAAAACGTTGAGATTCGCCAATACTCGCTATCTCATATGCCAAATGGTCAAAACTACCGCATTTCAATCAAACGTGAAGCGGGTGAGCACAAGGGGTTGGTGTCTAACTTCATGCATGATGAAGTAGAACTGGGCGATACCGTGAAATTGTATCCGCCAGCGGGTGACTTTTACTATCAGGAGAAGCACAACCCAGTCGTACTTGTGTCTGCTGGTGTTGGTGCGACACCCATTCAATCTATGCTTCATTCATTGGCTCACGATGAGAAGCAAGACGTGAGCTACCTGTATGCTTGTAACAACCCACAGCAACACACGTTCAAACAAGAAACCGCTGCGCTAATCGATCAGAAAGGCTGGAAACAATTCGCTTGGTACTTGGATGAACAAGCGGACTTTGCTGGCAATATGGACCTTGGCTTGGTGGCTGATGAGTTACCGCTGAGCGAGGCGGATTTTTACATCTGTGGCCCTGTTGCCTTTATGGAGAGTGTGGTGAAACAGCTAGAAGGGCACAACGTGGCGCGTGAACGAATCCACTATGAGGTATTCGGACCGCACACCTATTTGTAA
- the norR gene encoding nitric oxide reductase transcriptional regulator NorR, with protein sequence MQDISVSTLIDMTIGLAAGDTDHERFNKLLDAIRKAIQCDCVALLSLQGDTLVPLAMQGLTRDTMGRRFKVDEHPRFKAICESKSAVRFDSDCALPDPFDNLLLDYDGDLPMHSCMGLPLIYSDKLLGVLTLDSMTPNLFNDIPARSLEALSAIAASTLKVALTVSQLEQQAKQTQQKFEELNEEAWERDGGEIIGSSIAMESLRADIEVVSPSNFNILIHGETGVGKELVARSIHHLSQRRKQPLVYVNCAAIPENLVESELFGHVKGAFTGAEKSRMGKFALADGGTLFLDEIGELPLAAQSKILRALQNNEIQPVGQDNVENIDVRVLAATNRDLKQEVTDGRFRSDLYHRLSVYPIDVPPLRERQGDVTLLAGYFLEQARRKLGIVQIKLGKEAQQQLHSYNWPGNVRELEHVINRAALKARARGVNGKLITVSIDDIGDLQPLGHLQSGSVTMPDEIPHMPDWSRGLREATDDYQRALITKVLTEANFNWAQAARELKTDRANLTRLAKRLGITITKSHKISTL encoded by the coding sequence ATGCAAGATATTTCTGTCTCAACCCTTATCGATATGACCATTGGCCTTGCCGCTGGTGATACTGACCATGAAAGATTCAATAAACTATTAGATGCGATTCGAAAAGCGATCCAATGTGATTGCGTTGCCTTACTGTCATTGCAAGGTGATACCCTCGTGCCGTTGGCTATGCAAGGCTTAACTCGCGATACCATGGGACGTCGCTTTAAAGTCGACGAGCATCCCCGATTTAAAGCAATATGCGAATCAAAATCCGCTGTCCGATTTGATTCAGACTGTGCCCTTCCTGATCCGTTTGACAACTTACTGCTCGACTATGACGGCGATCTGCCTATGCATTCTTGTATGGGGCTTCCACTCATCTACTCAGACAAACTCTTAGGCGTACTGACGCTTGATAGTATGACGCCAAACCTTTTCAATGACATCCCAGCCCGCAGCCTGGAAGCCCTTTCTGCGATTGCAGCATCGACACTGAAAGTGGCATTAACCGTCAGTCAGTTGGAGCAACAAGCCAAGCAAACGCAACAAAAGTTTGAAGAACTCAACGAAGAGGCTTGGGAGCGTGATGGCGGTGAAATAATAGGCTCTAGTATTGCTATGGAGTCATTGCGAGCAGACATTGAGGTCGTCTCGCCGTCAAATTTCAACATTCTGATACATGGCGAAACGGGCGTCGGTAAAGAGCTCGTCGCCCGAAGCATCCACCATCTTTCGCAACGCCGAAAGCAGCCTCTTGTCTACGTTAACTGTGCCGCGATACCTGAGAACTTGGTTGAGAGCGAACTGTTCGGACACGTAAAAGGCGCATTTACTGGTGCAGAGAAATCACGGATGGGGAAATTCGCCCTTGCCGATGGAGGTACTCTGTTTCTGGATGAGATTGGTGAACTACCTTTGGCCGCACAAAGTAAGATTTTACGCGCTCTGCAAAACAACGAAATTCAACCTGTCGGACAAGATAACGTTGAGAATATTGATGTGCGTGTACTGGCCGCGACAAACAGAGACTTAAAACAAGAAGTCACAGACGGTCGCTTCCGCTCAGATCTGTATCATCGCTTGAGTGTCTACCCTATCGACGTACCTCCACTGCGAGAACGCCAAGGGGATGTGACGTTACTTGCAGGGTATTTTCTGGAACAAGCGAGAAGAAAGCTAGGAATCGTGCAAATCAAACTAGGTAAAGAAGCGCAACAACAGCTTCACAGCTATAACTGGCCGGGTAACGTGCGAGAGCTTGAACATGTTATCAACCGAGCTGCACTCAAAGCACGTGCCCGTGGTGTGAATGGAAAGCTGATTACCGTCTCCATTGATGATATTGGCGATCTTCAACCTCTGGGTCATCTACAATCTGGCTCAGTAACGATGCCTGATGAGATTCCCCACATGCCAGACTGGTCTAGGGGATTGCGTGAAGCGACCGATGACTATCAGAGAGCACTCATCACCAAAGTACTCACCGAGGCCAACTTTAATTGGGCACAAGCTGCCCGTGAGTTAAAAACTGATCGTGCCAACTTAACCAGACTCGCAAAAAGATTGGGGATAACCATCACTAAGAGCCACAAGATAAGTACACTCTGA
- a CDS encoding glutaredoxin family protein, producing MKFIRWFLGRVILLLNFIFSPKGIKRSEESQQEIDTKAQSMALYQFEACPFCVKVRRSMKRQSVKIELRDAKNNQQHREELEAGGGKIKVPCLRIEKAGQVEWMYESSDIVTYLEKEFA from the coding sequence ATGAAGTTTATTCGTTGGTTTTTGGGTCGCGTTATTCTGCTACTCAACTTCATCTTTTCGCCTAAAGGAATCAAGCGCTCAGAAGAGTCGCAGCAAGAGATCGATACAAAAGCGCAGTCAATGGCACTTTACCAGTTCGAAGCGTGCCCATTTTGTGTAAAAGTGCGTCGTTCTATGAAACGTCAATCAGTTAAAATCGAACTACGCGATGCGAAAAACAATCAGCAACACCGTGAAGAATTAGAAGCAGGTGGTGGTAAAATAAAAGTACCATGCCTAAGAATTGAAAAAGCAGGCCAAGTAGAGTGGATGTACGAATCTTCGGATATCGTTACTTACTTGGAGAAAGAGTTCGCCTAA
- a CDS encoding HAD family hydrolase → MSYVPLNINHIKAIVFDLDNTLVTSDMDFAWLREQLGCPLSSDLLSYVDDIECSEERARAHDVILNHELEDARTSHPMPGCLSILEFIHSNHFLTAVITRNCAEATDQKIAHNRLNIPRVITREHFPPKPSPDALIALAQEWQLQCHQVLYVGDFLYDLQAAFNAKMPSCLVTHGKEVAFSEQASLVVDHLHDLEDFISRHLIHA, encoded by the coding sequence ATGTCATACGTGCCTTTAAATATCAATCACATCAAAGCCATCGTTTTTGATTTGGATAATACTTTGGTCACGTCTGACATGGATTTTGCTTGGCTAAGAGAGCAACTAGGCTGCCCATTGAGCAGCGACTTGCTCTCTTATGTTGACGATATTGAGTGCAGCGAAGAACGCGCAAGAGCACATGACGTTATTCTTAACCATGAGCTGGAAGACGCGCGTACATCACACCCAATGCCTGGATGCCTTTCCATTCTTGAATTCATCCATAGCAACCACTTTTTGACGGCTGTCATTACGAGAAACTGCGCCGAAGCGACCGATCAAAAAATTGCTCATAATCGCCTCAACATCCCACGAGTGATCACGCGCGAACACTTCCCACCTAAACCGTCACCAGACGCCTTGATTGCTCTAGCGCAAGAATGGCAGCTGCAATGTCACCAAGTTCTCTATGTCGGCGATTTTCTGTATGATCTTCAGGCTGCATTTAATGCCAAAATGCCGTCATGCTTAGTGACTCATGGCAAAGAGGTTGCGTTTAGCGAACAAGCCTCGCTTGTTGTTGATCACCTCCATGATCTTGAAGACTTCATCAGTCGTCACTTAATCCACGCTTGA
- a CDS encoding MATE family efflux transporter translates to MISTMKDSSPSLAKQLFKMTWPMMFGVLSLMSFQLVDSAFIGQLGVLPLATQGFTLPIQMVIIGIQVGLGIATTAVISKALGANETRYAQQLGGLVITIGSIAVAVVSIIIYLIRDSILLLLSAPDSVYPVIESYWIVWLVSAWTGAFLYFLYSICRANGNTMLPGTMMMVTSLLNLVLDPIFIFTLDMGINGAAIATIIAFGTGILIVAPKVSKNHWLSYDWSDLNVVKSIRSITNIMGPAMISQLLPPLSSMLATKLLASFGTAAVAAWAIGSRFEFFAIVAVLALTMSMPPMIGRLLGAKNLQDIRKLVIIACQFVLGLQLVIALITWMSSAPLAQLMTSEQSVTDILHWHLLVVPISLGPLGICMLMVSISNALGKSYTALTISALRLFAFFLPCLWLGSQIGGLKGIFVGALLGNVLAGISAWFMYQQAIKQIEDKLKRI, encoded by the coding sequence ATGATTTCTACAATGAAAGATTCGTCCCCCTCTTTGGCGAAACAGCTCTTCAAAATGACTTGGCCAATGATGTTTGGCGTTTTATCGCTGATGAGTTTTCAGCTGGTTGACAGCGCCTTTATCGGTCAATTAGGGGTGCTGCCCCTAGCAACACAAGGTTTTACACTGCCAATTCAGATGGTCATTATCGGAATCCAGGTTGGCCTTGGAATTGCGACCACGGCCGTTATTTCAAAAGCATTAGGGGCAAATGAAACACGCTATGCTCAACAACTCGGGGGGCTAGTCATCACAATCGGCAGCATTGCGGTTGCGGTTGTATCCATCATTATCTATCTCATCCGTGACTCTATACTGCTATTGCTTAGCGCACCGGATTCTGTCTACCCTGTCATCGAGAGCTATTGGATTGTTTGGCTGGTCAGTGCATGGACTGGGGCATTTCTGTACTTCTTATACAGTATTTGTCGTGCAAACGGGAACACTATGCTGCCCGGCACCATGATGATGGTCACGAGTCTACTCAATTTGGTGCTCGATCCTATTTTCATTTTTACGTTAGATATGGGCATCAACGGCGCAGCGATTGCGACAATTATTGCGTTTGGTACGGGGATTTTGATTGTTGCACCAAAAGTCAGTAAGAATCACTGGCTGAGTTATGACTGGAGCGATCTGAATGTTGTTAAAAGCATTCGTTCAATCACCAATATCATGGGCCCTGCGATGATAAGCCAACTGTTACCGCCTTTGTCTTCAATGCTCGCGACAAAACTTCTAGCGAGCTTTGGCACTGCGGCGGTTGCAGCGTGGGCGATTGGTTCTCGCTTCGAATTCTTCGCTATTGTTGCCGTTTTGGCGTTAACGATGTCAATGCCGCCTATGATTGGCCGTTTGTTAGGGGCAAAAAATCTACAAGATATCCGTAAGTTGGTGATCATTGCCTGTCAGTTTGTACTCGGCTTACAGCTTGTTATTGCGCTTATAACGTGGATGTCCTCTGCACCACTCGCACAACTCATGACCAGCGAGCAAAGTGTGACTGATATTTTGCATTGGCACCTTCTCGTCGTCCCAATCAGCCTCGGACCACTGGGAATATGCATGCTAATGGTGTCAATTTCGAACGCACTTGGAAAGTCGTATACCGCTCTGACAATTTCCGCCCTAAGGTTGTTTGCTTTTTTCCTGCCGTGCTTATGGCTAGGCTCACAAATCGGTGGTCTAAAAGGTATCTTTGTTGGTGCACTGCTGGGGAATGTTCTCGCTGGTATCAGTGCTTGGTTTATGTACCAGCAAGCAATCAAACAAATTGAAGATAAGCTGAAACGTATCTAG
- a CDS encoding DMT family transporter, which yields MTTPSHHPLQGASWMLTAGLAFAIVNSLAQVASINYGLSSTTVALIQYAVALVVILPYLKTLGIRQSLKTDHLGMHVFRVFLSVIGIQLWLWALAYPVPIWQGIALLMTSPLFATVGSGLLLKEKVGAARWIATLTGFVGAMIILEPWADDFNWASLLPVGAAFFWACYSLMVKKLSSDDSPSTMVVYLLILITPFNILLALPEWKMPTGGTIWAVLIAAGAVTALAQWAIVKAYSVADASFVQPFDHAKLPLNVLAGWMVFGWVPPGRLWLGAAIIIGSVAFITQWETKKSKLLK from the coding sequence ATGACAACACCATCCCACCACCCTCTTCAAGGCGCTAGCTGGATGCTAACTGCTGGCTTAGCCTTTGCCATTGTTAACAGTCTTGCGCAAGTCGCAAGTATTAACTACGGCTTATCGTCAACAACGGTCGCGCTGATCCAATACGCAGTTGCTCTTGTTGTCATCCTTCCCTACCTTAAAACGCTGGGGATCAGACAATCTTTAAAAACTGACCACTTAGGAATGCATGTATTCCGCGTCTTCCTATCTGTTATTGGCATTCAGCTCTGGCTATGGGCACTCGCCTATCCGGTTCCTATTTGGCAAGGTATCGCGTTGCTGATGACCTCACCACTTTTCGCAACCGTTGGTTCAGGCTTACTCCTTAAAGAAAAAGTTGGCGCTGCGCGTTGGATAGCAACACTAACAGGCTTTGTGGGGGCAATGATCATTCTCGAGCCATGGGCAGATGACTTTAACTGGGCATCATTACTTCCAGTGGGTGCGGCCTTTTTCTGGGCCTGTTATTCACTTATGGTGAAAAAGCTTTCCTCTGATGACTCGCCGTCCACTATGGTGGTTTATCTTCTGATCCTAATTACGCCGTTTAACATTTTACTTGCTTTACCTGAATGGAAAATGCCAACAGGTGGAACGATATGGGCAGTGCTTATTGCTGCTGGCGCGGTCACAGCCTTAGCGCAATGGGCTATTGTAAAAGCATACTCTGTCGCTGATGCTTCGTTTGTACAGCCGTTTGACCATGCCAAATTGCCGCTCAATGTACTTGCTGGCTGGATGGTTTTTGGCTGGGTGCCACCAGGTCGCTTATGGTTGGGAGCCGCGATCATCATCGGCTCAGTCGCGTTCATTACTCAGTGGGAAACGAAAAAGTCTAAACTGCTGAAATAA
- a CDS encoding glutaredoxin domain-containing protein: MTDPIKITLYRWAGSWGPFSVKIPCGECTLTKDILSDAFENELAGVPIKLEVKDWLSHWWEPLKAGAWHAPIIMVEGKVISQGEALNRGVLIQSVIQEWTKRDTLKGNIVYGKATCPYCVKAKQMLDDAGIQYQYFDVVKDSAALYRMIPEVKAMIGEKTPVTVPQIWMDGQYLGGSDNLDTWLKKKGLNKVPDNVVKLG; encoded by the coding sequence ATGACAGACCCAATCAAGATTACTCTCTACCGATGGGCCGGCAGTTGGGGCCCATTTAGCGTAAAAATTCCTTGCGGTGAATGTACGCTTACCAAAGACATTCTTAGCGATGCATTTGAAAATGAACTGGCTGGTGTTCCAATTAAGTTAGAAGTTAAAGATTGGCTTTCTCATTGGTGGGAACCACTTAAAGCTGGGGCATGGCACGCGCCAATCATTATGGTAGAAGGCAAGGTCATCAGCCAAGGTGAAGCGCTCAACCGAGGCGTTTTGATCCAGTCTGTCATTCAAGAGTGGACAAAGCGAGACACGCTGAAAGGGAACATTGTTTACGGCAAAGCAACCTGTCCTTACTGCGTTAAAGCCAAACAAATGTTGGACGATGCAGGTATTCAGTACCAATACTTCGATGTGGTTAAAGACAGCGCCGCGCTGTATCGAATGATCCCAGAAGTCAAAGCAATGATCGGAGAAAAAACGCCCGTGACGGTTCCTCAAATCTGGATGGATGGGCAATATTTAGGTGGCTCGGACAACTTAGATACTTGGCTGAAGAAAAAAGGCCTGAACAAAGTGCCAGATAACGTCGTCAAGCTCGGATAA
- the mtgA gene encoding monofunctional biosynthetic peptidoglycan transglycosylase: MTVFALAFGVPIVLVFILKFVNPPFWGWEISRTFFPPKGYPEQSQHQWVPLSEISPSLPLAVMASEDQRFPHHWGIDVNALASVIKNSGQEGPNRGASTITQQTAKNVFLFPSRTYIRKAYELYITLLIELMWGKERIMEMYLNVVEFGPGIYGVQAASEHYFGVSAHRLARYQAAQLAVVLPNPYRIQPVPMSGYVQRRVDWVLRQMRNLGQVSL, from the coding sequence ATGACGGTATTTGCTTTAGCATTTGGCGTACCTATTGTTCTTGTCTTCATTTTAAAGTTCGTCAATCCGCCGTTTTGGGGCTGGGAGATTTCGCGTACTTTTTTCCCACCAAAAGGCTATCCTGAACAATCTCAGCATCAATGGGTGCCCTTATCTGAAATTTCACCTTCGCTGCCGCTCGCGGTCATGGCATCGGAAGATCAACGCTTTCCTCACCATTGGGGGATAGATGTCAATGCACTCGCGTCGGTGATCAAAAACAGCGGGCAAGAGGGGCCAAATCGCGGAGCCAGTACCATCACTCAGCAAACCGCCAAAAATGTGTTTCTGTTTCCCAGTCGTACTTACATCCGCAAAGCTTATGAACTCTACATCACGCTCCTGATAGAGTTGATGTGGGGAAAAGAGCGAATAATGGAAATGTATCTGAATGTGGTGGAATTCGGTCCTGGAATTTACGGAGTTCAAGCCGCTAGCGAACACTATTTTGGTGTTTCTGCCCATCGCTTAGCGCGTTATCAGGCGGCGCAGCTTGCCGTTGTGTTACCTAACCCATATAGAATTCAACCCGTTCCTATGAGCGGCTATGTTCAAAGGCGTGTTGATTGGGTCTTAAGACAAATGCGAAACTTAGGGCAAGTTTCTTTGTGA